One genomic segment of Porphyromonadaceae bacterium W3.11 includes these proteins:
- the cysS gene encoding cysteine--tRNA ligase has translation MKNKEELRNNLSIYNTRTRKYEIFKPKQSPFVGMYVCGPTVYGDAHLGHARPAITFDLLFRYLKHLDYKVRYVRNITDVGHLEHDADDGEDKIAKKARLEQIEPMEVVQYYLTRYHKDMDLLNVLPPSIEPMASGHIIEQIELVQEILNAGYAYESQGSVYFDVEKYNKDYRYGILSGRNIDDMLEQTRELDGQDEKRSAIDFALWKKAKPEHIMRWNSPWSKGFPGWHCECTAMGRKYLGDGFDIHGGGMDLIFPHHECEIAQAVASEGKEIVDYWMHNNMITINGQKMGKSLGNFITLEEFFEGSNKLLDQAYTPMMIRFFILQAHYRSTVDFSNEALQASAKGLDRLMDAYSALNTLTATSSNVEELPDYFASCYAALNEDLNSPKVIAELFDATRKINQAKNGEIGLSAEQITELKDLFDTFLFEILGMLPSGASESSAHTEAFGKAMDLLLEIRQGAKEAKDWATSDKIRDELKKIGFEIMDTKSGAEWKLP, from the coding sequence ATGAAGAATAAAGAGGAACTAAGAAATAACTTATCAATATATAACACTCGCACTCGTAAGTACGAAATATTTAAGCCCAAACAGTCTCCTTTCGTTGGGATGTACGTATGTGGTCCCACTGTTTATGGAGATGCACACTTGGGGCATGCTCGCCCTGCCATTACATTCGACCTACTCTTTCGCTACCTCAAGCATCTTGACTATAAGGTGCGCTATGTTCGTAACATTACCGATGTGGGTCATTTAGAACATGATGCAGACGATGGAGAAGACAAGATTGCAAAAAAAGCAAGGCTAGAGCAGATCGAGCCCATGGAAGTGGTACAGTACTATCTCACAAGGTACCACAAAGATATGGACCTATTAAACGTACTTCCCCCATCCATTGAACCGATGGCGAGTGGTCATATCATTGAGCAGATCGAACTCGTTCAGGAGATCCTTAATGCTGGATACGCCTATGAATCCCAAGGCTCTGTTTACTTCGATGTAGAAAAGTACAATAAAGATTATCGCTACGGCATCTTATCTGGACGCAATATAGATGATATGCTGGAGCAGACTCGAGAGCTTGATGGTCAGGACGAAAAAAGAAGTGCGATAGACTTTGCTTTATGGAAAAAAGCCAAGCCTGAACACATCATGCGCTGGAACTCACCTTGGAGCAAAGGGTTCCCAGGCTGGCACTGCGAGTGTACAGCGATGGGACGAAAATATCTAGGGGATGGATTTGACATCCATGGAGGAGGTATGGATCTTATTTTTCCACATCACGAATGCGAAATAGCACAAGCTGTAGCGTCAGAGGGTAAGGAGATTGTCGATTATTGGATGCACAATAATATGATTACCATTAATGGCCAAAAGATGGGCAAAAGCCTTGGTAATTTCATCACCCTCGAAGAGTTCTTTGAAGGCTCTAATAAGTTGCTTGATCAAGCTTATACACCGATGATGATACGCTTCTTCATATTACAAGCACACTATCGCTCTACAGTGGACTTTAGCAATGAAGCCTTACAGGCATCAGCGAAGGGATTGGATCGTCTTATGGATGCTTATTCAGCACTAAATACACTAACCGCAACGTCAAGCAATGTCGAAGAATTGCCAGATTACTTCGCGTCTTGCTATGCTGCACTTAATGAGGACCTTAATAGCCCTAAGGTTATTGCAGAACTATTTGATGCTACCCGAAAAATCAATCAAGCAAAAAATGGCGAAATAGGATTATCTGCGGAGCAAATTACAGAGCTAAAGGATCTATTTGATACCTTCCTATTTGAAATCCTCGGGATGCTACCTTCAGGAGCTTCTGAGTCCAGTGCTCATACCGAAGCCTTTGGAAAAGCAATGGATCTGCTACTAGAGATCCGCCAAGGAGCTAAGGAAGCCAAAGACTGGGCAACCTCTGATAAGATACGTGATGAGCTGAAAAAGATTGGCTTTGAAATCATGGACACCAAAAGCGGTGCCGAATGGAAACTACCTTAA
- the rplT gene encoding 50S ribosomal protein L20: protein MPRSVNHVASRAKRKKILKLTRGQFGARKNVWTVAKNSWEKGLTYAYRDRKTKKRNFRALWIQRINAAARQEGISYSKLMGLLKAKGIEINRKVLADLAMNHPEAFKAIVDQARA from the coding sequence ATGCCAAGATCAGTTAATCACGTCGCTTCAAGAGCGAAGAGAAAAAAGATTCTAAAGCTTACCCGTGGTCAGTTCGGTGCACGTAAAAATGTGTGGACCGTTGCCAAGAACTCATGGGAAAAGGGACTTACCTATGCTTACAGAGACAGAAAGACCAAGAAGCGTAACTTCCGTGCTCTATGGATACAGCGTATCAATGCTGCTGCACGCCAAGAAGGGATCTCTTATTCTAAGCTAATGGGCTTACTTAAGGCTAAGGGAATTGAAATAAATAGAAAGGTCCTTGCAGACCTTGCTATGAATCATCCTGAAGCATTTAAGGCTATTGTAGATCAAGCTCGTGCTTGA
- the rpmI gene encoding 50S ribosomal protein L35 gives MPKMKTNPGAKKRFTLTGSGKIKRKHAYKSHILTKKTKKQKRHLTNSGLVDKANKGAVKKLLAIG, from the coding sequence ATGCCTAAGATGAAGACTAATCCCGGTGCTAAGAAGAGATTTACTCTCACCGGATCAGGTAAAATCAAACGCAAACATGCTTACAAAAGTCACATTCTAACCAAGAAGACTAAAAAGCAGAAACGCCACTTAACTAACTCCGGACTTGTAGACAAGGCCAATAAGGGAGCAGTAAAGAAGTTGCTAGCAATTGGTTGA
- the infC gene encoding translation initiation factor IF-3, with amino-acid sequence MANFRRQQRNQNSNKDNEPDLRINERIRAREVRLVGDNVEQGVFPIAEARRIADELDLDLVEISPNAEPPVCKVLDYQKFVYQQKKKAKEQKQKQAKVVLKEVRFGPQTDDHDYNFKLRHAISFLEDGNKVKAFVFFRGRSIVFKDQGELLLLRFASDLEEYAKVDQMPLLEGKRMTMLFSPKKGVVKKK; translated from the coding sequence ATGGCGAATTTTAGAAGACAACAAAGAAATCAAAATAGTAATAAGGATAACGAACCTGATCTTCGTATTAACGAGCGAATTCGTGCTAGAGAAGTACGCTTGGTCGGAGACAATGTTGAACAAGGCGTTTTTCCAATTGCAGAAGCCCGCAGAATTGCTGACGAGCTAGACTTGGATCTAGTGGAGATCTCTCCTAATGCAGAGCCACCAGTATGTAAGGTTTTAGATTATCAGAAGTTTGTTTACCAACAAAAGAAGAAAGCCAAAGAGCAGAAACAGAAACAAGCAAAGGTCGTATTAAAAGAGGTTCGTTTCGGACCACAAACAGACGATCACGATTACAATTTCAAGCTTAGACACGCTATTAGTTTCCTCGAAGATGGAAATAAGGTTAAAGCTTTTGTATTTTTCCGTGGACGCTCCATAGTATTCAAGGACCAAGGTGAGTTACTCCTGCTGCGCTTTGCAAGCGACTTGGAAGAGTACGCCAAAGTTGACCAAATGCCCTTACTTGAAGGTAAAAGAATGACCATGTTATTCTCTCCTAAAAAGGGCGTGGTGAAAAAGAAATAA
- the thrS gene encoding threonine--tRNA ligase translates to MNNITITLPDGSTKSYEQGVTALKVAEDISPRLAKEVLAATVNGNVVDLTRPINEDANLTLHKWDSPEAKHAFWHTSAHLMAEALQELYPGIKFGIGPAIDNGFYYDVDPGEGVQIKESDLPTIEKKMKELVSRKEELVRKSISKEDALNFWNSKGDEYKVELITDLDDGTITTYTQGGFTDLCRGPHLPTTAPIKAIKLLSVAGAYWRGDESRRQLTRIYGITFPKKKMLDDYLELLEEAKKRDHRKIGKELELFTFSQNVGAGLPLWLPRGAQLRAQLEDYLKKIQKAYGYQSVITPHIGHKNLYVTSGHYAKYGEDSFRPITTPQEGEEFMLKPMNCPHHCEVYKSKPHSYRDLPVRLAEFGTVYRYEQSGELHGLTRVRGFTQDDAHLFCRPDQIKEEFIKVMDIIFIIFKALNFNDYEAQISLRDPDNRSKYIGSDENWERAERAIIEACEETGLKAVVEYGEAAFYGPKLDFMVKDALGRKWQLGTIQVDYNLPERFELEYMGEDNQKHRPVMIHRAPFGSMERFVAVLIEHTAGKFPLWLAPDQVVILPISDRFNDYAYHVMKELSKKDIRASVDDRSEKIGRKIRDNELMRIPYLLIVGENEAQNGTVSVRIQGEGDQGSEEISIFADRILSQVDSEMNAWRYEKEEK, encoded by the coding sequence ATGAATAACATAACTATCACTCTGCCTGACGGGAGTACAAAATCATACGAACAAGGGGTTACTGCACTAAAAGTAGCAGAAGACATTAGCCCTAGACTTGCTAAAGAGGTCTTAGCAGCGACTGTTAATGGTAATGTAGTAGATCTCACACGCCCCATCAATGAGGATGCGAACCTTACTCTTCATAAATGGGATTCCCCAGAAGCAAAACACGCTTTTTGGCATACAAGTGCTCACTTGATGGCCGAAGCTCTTCAAGAGCTGTATCCTGGGATAAAGTTTGGTATTGGGCCTGCGATAGATAATGGATTTTACTATGATGTGGATCCTGGTGAAGGGGTACAAATTAAGGAGTCAGATCTTCCGACTATAGAGAAAAAGATGAAAGAGCTAGTATCTCGAAAAGAGGAACTAGTTCGGAAAAGTATCTCCAAGGAGGATGCACTCAATTTCTGGAATTCAAAAGGTGATGAGTATAAGGTTGAGTTAATTACTGACCTTGATGATGGTACAATCACTACATATACACAAGGAGGATTTACTGATCTTTGTAGAGGTCCTCACCTACCCACAACGGCCCCTATTAAGGCAATAAAATTGCTCAGTGTAGCTGGAGCTTATTGGCGTGGTGATGAAAGCAGAAGACAGCTCACCCGAATCTACGGCATCACCTTCCCAAAGAAGAAGATGCTTGACGATTACCTAGAGCTACTAGAGGAAGCAAAGAAAAGGGATCACAGAAAGATTGGCAAGGAACTAGAGCTCTTTACTTTTTCACAAAATGTTGGAGCTGGCTTACCTCTATGGCTACCAAGAGGAGCACAACTAAGAGCTCAGCTGGAGGACTATCTAAAAAAGATCCAAAAAGCATACGGCTATCAGTCCGTAATTACTCCACACATTGGACACAAGAATCTATATGTCACATCTGGGCACTATGCAAAGTATGGCGAGGATTCATTCAGACCAATTACGACTCCACAAGAGGGAGAGGAGTTCATGCTAAAACCAATGAATTGCCCTCACCACTGTGAAGTATATAAGTCCAAGCCTCACTCATATAGAGATCTACCTGTCCGACTTGCAGAGTTTGGTACAGTGTACCGATACGAGCAAAGTGGTGAACTTCATGGATTAACTAGAGTAAGAGGATTCACCCAAGATGATGCCCACCTATTCTGTCGTCCTGACCAGATAAAGGAGGAGTTCATAAAGGTTATGGATATTATTTTTATTATATTCAAAGCCCTGAACTTCAATGATTATGAAGCTCAGATTTCACTCAGAGACCCTGACAATAGGTCTAAATACATCGGGAGCGATGAAAACTGGGAGCGAGCAGAGAGAGCTATTATAGAAGCCTGCGAGGAAACAGGGCTGAAAGCTGTCGTTGAATATGGAGAAGCAGCGTTCTACGGTCCTAAGCTTGACTTTATGGTAAAGGATGCATTGGGTAGAAAATGGCAATTAGGAACAATTCAGGTAGACTACAACTTACCTGAACGCTTCGAGCTCGAATACATGGGCGAAGATAACCAAAAACATCGTCCAGTAATGATTCACAGAGCACCATTTGGCTCTATGGAGCGATTTGTGGCCGTCCTCATTGAGCATACCGCTGGTAAATTCCCACTCTGGCTAGCCCCAGATCAGGTCGTTATCTTACCGATCTCGGACCGCTTCAATGATTACGCATATCATGTTATGAAGGAACTCAGCAAGAAGGACATCCGTGCATCGGTCGATGATCGTAGCGAAAAGATTGGTAGAAAAATCCGCGATAATGAACTGATGAGAATACCTTACTTACTGATTGTAGGAGAAAACGAAGCTCAAAATGGTACCGTTTCTGTAAGAATTCAAGGAGAAGGTGACCAAGGTTCAGAAGAAATTAGTATCTTTGCTGACCGAATACTCTCACAAGTGGATTCAGAAATGAATGCATGGCGTTATGAGAAGGAGGAAAAATAA
- a CDS encoding cob(I)yrinic acid a,c-diamide adenosyltransferase: MKKSRLYTKGGDKGMTSLVSGNRVSKASQRLEAYGTVDELNSNIGLLRATLPKEVDQDDILAMIQNRLFSAGSYLATDNTVKMDFEIPCGISFDDIKTLEKEIDTLDAALPKLNLFIIPAGGMATSVAHICRTVTRRTERNIYRLLEVDENAEVIEEVRLFFNRLSDYFFILARTLARAEGGAEVTWESPKK; the protein is encoded by the coding sequence ATAAAGAAAAGTCGCCTCTACACAAAGGGTGGCGATAAAGGTATGACTTCATTAGTCAGTGGCAATAGAGTATCAAAGGCATCTCAACGTCTAGAAGCATATGGAACTGTGGATGAACTTAACTCAAATATAGGCCTATTAAGAGCTACGCTTCCTAAAGAAGTTGATCAGGATGATATCTTAGCTATGATACAGAATAGGCTCTTCTCTGCAGGATCATATCTAGCGACGGACAATACCGTAAAGATGGATTTTGAAATCCCTTGTGGGATTAGCTTTGATGACATTAAAACCTTAGAGAAAGAGATTGACACCCTGGATGCAGCCTTACCCAAGCTGAATCTTTTTATCATTCCAGCAGGAGGAATGGCTACAAGCGTAGCGCATATTTGTAGGACTGTCACACGCCGCACCGAAAGAAATATCTATAGATTATTGGAAGTAGATGAAAATGCTGAAGTAATTGAAGAGGTTCGCCTATTTTTCAATCGTCTCAGTGACTATTTCTTCATTTTGGCAAGGACTCTAGCTCGTGCTGAAGGTGGTGCTGAAGTTACTTGGGAAAGCCCTAAGAAGTAA
- a CDS encoding M48 family metallopeptidase — MKRFNYIVSIILITIGMSSCSSVALTGRSQLNLVPDDAILSASSSQYATFMKQAKVSKNKTQTNRVREIGQRIANATEQYLRSTGMAAEVEKFHWEFNLVASNDVNAFCMPGGKIVVYEGLLPVAENDAQLATVMSHEVAHALAKHANERMSQQIVRQYGANALGMLLSGSSAVTQQVSGILYNVGSEVFFSLPYSRKHEYEADKIGLYLMAIAGYDYTEAEKFWMNMSRGSKSTQDILSTHPADEKRIKAIREELPKVQEFMSGLKSAPSPKNNAPANSANLKEVNKNRKTPIKTHY, encoded by the coding sequence ATGAAGAGATTTAATTATATAGTATCAATTATATTGATAACCATAGGAATGAGTTCTTGCTCATCTGTTGCATTAACAGGTCGATCGCAATTGAACTTAGTTCCAGATGATGCCATATTGAGTGCCAGTTCATCTCAGTATGCAACGTTTATGAAGCAGGCGAAAGTCAGCAAGAATAAGACTCAAACTAATCGTGTACGGGAGATTGGTCAGAGGATAGCGAATGCCACAGAGCAATACTTGAGATCAACCGGCATGGCTGCAGAGGTAGAGAAGTTCCACTGGGAGTTTAACTTAGTTGCCTCCAATGATGTTAATGCCTTTTGTATGCCAGGTGGTAAGATTGTAGTGTATGAAGGGCTTTTGCCCGTGGCCGAAAATGATGCACAGTTAGCTACCGTGATGTCTCATGAGGTAGCACATGCATTAGCTAAGCATGCTAATGAGCGCATGAGTCAGCAGATCGTACGCCAGTATGGGGCCAATGCTTTAGGGATGCTCCTTAGTGGCAGTTCTGCTGTTACCCAGCAGGTATCGGGTATTTTATATAATGTGGGTAGTGAGGTCTTTTTTTCTTTACCTTACAGTCGTAAGCATGAGTATGAAGCGGATAAGATTGGGCTTTACCTCATGGCTATCGCTGGGTATGATTATACAGAGGCTGAGAAGTTTTGGATGAATATGTCTAGAGGAAGTAAAAGTACTCAAGATATCCTTAGTACACACCCTGCTGATGAAAAACGTATCAAAGCCATTAGAGAAGAGCTTCCAAAGGTTCAGGAGTTCATGTCAGGGTTAAAATCAGCACCATCGCCAAAGAATAACGCACCTGCTAATTCTGCTAACCTCAAAGAGGTTAATAAAAATCGTAAAACTCCTATTAAGACACACTATTGA
- a CDS encoding peptidylprolyl isomerase encodes MKKILTLLCLILMGITSSTNAQNVEKQVKFVTNKGSFTIKLFNETPLHRDNVLMLVKEGAYNNLTFHRVIPNFMVQAGGGMRHNDSKGLESLMERHSKKIPNEINYPKLFHKRGAVAAARVSNEVNPNKESDPIQFYVVVGQYYLESELTQMAKQSGVEMSEDIVKTYMTQGGSPHLDNEYTVFGEVIDGWKTIEKIQKVETDSSDEPTKEIFIKSAEILN; translated from the coding sequence ATGAAAAAAATACTCACCTTACTTTGTTTGATCCTAATGGGAATAACTTCATCCACTAATGCACAAAATGTCGAAAAACAAGTAAAGTTTGTAACTAATAAAGGCAGCTTTACTATAAAGCTATTCAACGAGACTCCATTACATAGGGACAACGTCTTGATGCTAGTAAAAGAAGGGGCATACAATAATCTTACGTTTCATAGAGTGATTCCTAATTTCATGGTCCAGGCTGGTGGTGGCATGAGACACAATGATAGCAAAGGCCTGGAATCGCTAATGGAGAGACATAGCAAAAAGATACCCAATGAGATTAACTACCCTAAGTTATTCCACAAAAGAGGGGCTGTAGCAGCTGCTCGTGTATCTAATGAAGTAAACCCAAATAAAGAGAGTGACCCTATTCAGTTTTACGTAGTTGTTGGGCAGTACTATCTCGAAAGTGAACTCACTCAGATGGCTAAACAGAGCGGAGTAGAGATGAGTGAGGACATTGTCAAAACTTATATGACTCAAGGAGGCTCACCTCACCTAGATAATGAATATACCGTCTTTGGAGAGGTGATTGACGGGTGGAAAACCATCGAGAAGATTCAGAAAGTAGAGACTGACTCCTCTGACGAACCAACGAAGGAGATCTTCATCAAGTCTGCCGAGATTTTGAATTAA
- a CDS encoding TrmH family RNA methyltransferase — MKKHREQLSLFIAEGEKVIEQLLFSFELELLLVNESVDPSSTNLLNQISSEKIRSIESKLMRNLSELESRHDFIAIFKKKESPTLPTKINDLCLGLEALQNPGNMGTLIRLCDWLGIKSILCSKGCVDPYSPKVVQATAGALGNVTIYQDIDFPQQLPLLFDQVVGTTLSGSNHLDYTPPSDSTIILFGNEGNGLSDKTLSICKENLSIFPAKSTISESLNVSLSAAILLSHLKQQTNS, encoded by the coding sequence ATGAAAAAACATCGGGAGCAGTTGTCTCTCTTTATCGCAGAGGGGGAGAAAGTGATCGAACAGCTATTATTCAGCTTCGAGCTGGAGCTACTACTAGTTAATGAATCTGTGGATCCATCCAGTACGAACCTGCTCAATCAGATCTCTTCTGAAAAAATCAGATCAATAGAGTCTAAGCTTATGAGAAATCTCTCTGAGCTAGAAAGCCGGCATGACTTCATCGCTATTTTCAAGAAAAAGGAGTCCCCTACTCTTCCGACTAAAATAAATGACCTTTGCCTAGGGCTGGAGGCCTTACAAAACCCTGGAAATATGGGGACTCTCATTAGGCTATGTGATTGGCTGGGTATCAAATCAATATTGTGTAGCAAGGGCTGTGTAGATCCTTACAGTCCTAAAGTAGTCCAAGCGACAGCAGGAGCTCTTGGAAATGTTACCATTTATCAAGATATAGACTTTCCCCAACAGCTTCCACTACTTTTTGATCAAGTCGTTGGCACAACATTAAGTGGATCAAATCACTTAGACTATACTCCGCCTTCAGACTCCACAATCATACTCTTTGGCAATGAAGGTAACGGACTTTCAGATAAAACCCTGTCGATTTGTAAGGAAAATTTATCTATATTTCCTGCCAAGAGTACTATTAGTGAATCACTAAATGTTTCACTTAGTGCAGCAATACTATTAAGTCATCTTAAACAACAAACAAACTCATGA
- a CDS encoding HAD family phosphatase, with protein sequence MISIKSALPKSEPKLVLFDMDGILFDTMPIHTWSWKKACDEYGIQAERDEFYLYEGMRGIDTINKLYHRTFGEYPSEETNREIYQRKTQLFLESKDHSVNRIPGTLELIKFLKEQRNCEIAVVTGSTKMNAYPRVEKFYGTLIPPELIITAEDVTNGKPHPEPYLRGMQLFQRTPSETLVVENAPLGVRSAASAGAFTIAITTGPIHQMVLREEGANLIFPNMKSLQIWWSQIFPI encoded by the coding sequence ATGATCTCAATTAAATCAGCTTTGCCTAAGTCTGAACCAAAGCTCGTGCTCTTTGATATGGATGGAATACTCTTTGACACGATGCCCATCCATACATGGTCTTGGAAAAAAGCGTGCGATGAGTATGGGATTCAAGCCGAAAGAGATGAATTCTACTTATATGAAGGGATGAGAGGTATAGATACTATTAATAAGCTATACCATAGGACTTTCGGGGAATATCCTAGTGAAGAAACTAATAGAGAGATATACCAGAGAAAAACGCAACTCTTCCTAGAGTCAAAAGATCATAGCGTCAACAGAATCCCAGGCACACTTGAACTTATAAAATTTCTAAAGGAGCAACGCAATTGTGAGATAGCAGTAGTCACCGGAAGTACGAAGATGAATGCATATCCACGAGTGGAGAAGTTCTATGGCACACTGATACCGCCTGAATTAATCATCACAGCTGAAGATGTCACTAACGGTAAGCCACATCCAGAACCATACCTGAGAGGGATGCAACTTTTTCAACGCACGCCAAGCGAAACGCTAGTCGTAGAAAATGCACCATTGGGGGTTCGGTCGGCAGCATCAGCTGGGGCTTTTACCATAGCCATCACAACGGGACCTATACACCAGATGGTACTTAGAGAAGAAGGTGCCAACCTTATTTTTCCAAATATGAAATCTCTTCAGATATGGTGGAGCCAAATCTTTCCTATTTAA
- a CDS encoding NlpC/P60 family protein gives MADLASALSKELDINIHEVEDDLGLYAFVADWIGTPYRFGSNSKKGTDCSGFAYLLYLDVYDINISRSSSSSLMGKSQRVSRNNLQEGDLVFFNINNRRGGRASHVGVYLKDDKFAHASTRQGVIISSLNEPYYKRTYIGAGRINK, from the coding sequence ATGGCTGACCTAGCCTCTGCTTTGTCAAAAGAATTGGATATAAATATTCATGAAGTAGAGGATGACCTAGGGCTATATGCATTTGTAGCCGATTGGATTGGAACGCCTTATAGGTTTGGCAGTAACTCTAAAAAAGGAACGGATTGCTCTGGTTTCGCATACCTTCTGTATTTAGATGTATATGACATTAACATCAGCAGATCATCGTCATCTTCTCTCATGGGTAAATCTCAAAGAGTTAGTAGAAACAATCTTCAAGAAGGTGACTTGGTGTTCTTCAACATTAATAATAGGCGTGGTGGGAGAGCCTCGCATGTGGGGGTGTATCTCAAAGATGATAAATTTGCCCATGCCTCTACGAGACAAGGCGTTATCATCTCCAGCCTTAATGAGCCTTATTACAAAAGGACATACATTGGAGCAGGGAGGATAAATAAATGA
- the rpmA gene encoding 50S ribosomal protein L27 — MAHKKGVGSSKNGRESESKRLGVKKFGGSAVKAGNIIVRQRGTKHHPGENVGMGKDHTLYALVDGVVVFKTTRGDRSYVSVEA; from the coding sequence ATGGCACATAAAAAAGGTGTAGGTAGTTCAAAGAACGGTCGTGAATCGGAAAGTAAACGACTTGGCGTTAAGAAATTTGGTGGTTCAGCTGTAAAGGCTGGTAACATCATTGTTCGTCAGCGAGGCACAAAGCATCACCCAGGTGAAAATGTAGGTATGGGAAAAGATCATACCCTTTACGCACTTGTTGATGGTGTAGTTGTTTTCAAAACCACTCGAGGCGATAGATCATATGTTTCTGTAGAAGCATAA
- the rplU gene encoding 50S ribosomal protein L21, with translation MYGIVEIQGQQFKVENGQKLFVHHIREAKEGDTIEFDRVLLLDQGNDAVKIGAPTIDGAKVVCEVLKPIVKGEKVLIFKKKRRKGYRRLKGHRQQFTQLAVKEILG, from the coding sequence ATGTACGGGATCGTAGAGATTCAAGGTCAACAATTCAAAGTGGAGAACGGTCAAAAACTATTTGTTCACCACATCAGAGAAGCAAAAGAAGGAGATACTATCGAGTTTGATCGTGTACTTCTTTTAGATCAAGGGAATGATGCTGTAAAGATCGGTGCACCAACTATCGACGGTGCTAAGGTTGTTTGCGAAGTACTTAAGCCTATTGTAAAGGGCGAAAAAGTACTTATCTTCAAGAAAAAGCGTCGTAAAGGTTATCGTCGTCTTAAGGGACACAGACAACAGTTTACACAACTCGCTGTAAAGGAGATTTTAGGTTAA